The Microtus pennsylvanicus isolate mMicPen1 chromosome 5, mMicPen1.hap1, whole genome shotgun sequence DNA segment GTGATTTAGTATCATGTGTTTTATGAGGAGTGCACTGTATACCATACTCCACTGGGCATCCTTAATTGTCTGAATGGTAATCATTTTGAGTACATAATAACCTTTTTCTGACCTGATGATTTGCTGCCAGGGTTCAACCATCGTGAGAAATGAGATcaagaaaaaatatgtatttttatgataGCCTCTTCATATGATGTTCTGTAGCcctcttttatttgttatttgcaGACATATTTTCTGGATTATGAAGGAGAAGCAATGTGCCCTTTGCAACTAAAATGGTGAGTGAGTTTTCAAAGGATGCAGAAGGAATACAAGACACATTCAAAATCTGACCTGCATTGTTATTCTTTCcaccattctattttttttttttgattttggggacagggtttctctgtagctttggagtcttgcCTGGAACTagttcctgtagaccaggctgactttaaactcacagagttcggcctgcctctgtctcctgaatgctaggattaaaggagtgcactacCACCCAGTTCTTCCCACCATTCATTCCTGTATTACAGAAGTTAGAATATTTAGACCCCTTCAGAGAAAGACTGTCTGACAGTATTTACTAAATAGAATATAGCTGTATTCATTACTTTAAAATGAGCTTTGAAttgaatattctttttcttctagccAAGTGGCATACCACTTACATGTTCTACAAATATTGAAGTGAAAAGGAAAATTTATGAGACAGTTGTGGGGAGCCCATCTCTACTATGGGTtgtttaaaatagaaagaaattatttcaaaacaggTATTAGCAAACTGAGGTGAGACTGGAGTGTATATGTCATAATGTCTATcataaattctttgaaaattcattttacaaGTCATGCATCCTTTATAAAATGAATAGTAGTAAGAGATATTATATTTTGCTTGATGAGATAATGACTATTTTGTGCACTATATGGTTGCCTTTCATTGAAGgtttgaaacacacacaaagtccTAACTCAGACTAATTAATCATCTAGAATATTTTTATACTGCCTCTATAATTCTAAAACTTCTTGAAGTTCCTCCAACTGTTACTTCCTTTACtgataaaaagaataattatGCTACTCACCTCACTTTCCCGAAATCTAATATGGAAGACTCACAACATAATATCTTTAAGGATCAGGCTGATGAACTGAAATTTCCATAGGCTTACAATAAGGAAGCCAAAGTAGTTATAGAATATATCCACCTCAAAGGCTGTGATTCAAgtaaggaaatattaaatatagtTACTACACTAGAAAcgtttaaataaatattttataagatgGAATGTGCAAACAGAGCTGAATACAGCCAATAATGTGGGACTTTCTCCATCCTCAGTGTATGATAACAGATTGTGATAGGGAAGTAACCAAGGAAAATTGAGTATTAAGAGTAAGTGACTCTTTTTCTAAGATGAAACTAAAGATTTCATGCTACAAATAACTGTGGATGTACATCACTTCGAGTTGCCTCTGCTGGTTGAACTTGCCCTCATTACCCACCACTTTTCCCACCATTTGATCATTCCTTGAGATGTGATATGATTTAATAGTTTTACTCATCTTCAACCTCTGCTTATAACTGTATAAATGCATAGATGGAGAAGTAATAATAACCATGATCTAGTGCAGAAACAGGATGCAAATCAAATAGAGGTCATAAATTAATTGCTGGCAATTGTCATTTAAAGAGAGCCAGTTTCATTCTTCAGGATTCTAGctgctttgttttactttcaCGGAAAGCTAAAAGTATTTTGAACAACATGTGAAACTATTTAACAATTCAGTTAATTTGAATTGaagtttaaatttaatttaacttaTATTTAACTTTAGGCCTACTTAGGAATTATTCATCCTGAGTTATAGGTTCATGTCTCTACTGAGACAAGATTACAACTAAATATATCAGAATACACGATTTATTCACTTTCTTGtgcttattaatttatattaattgtGACAAGTAACATTGGTGAGAGGTTATTGTGAGAACACAATTAAAGTATCTACAGCGATTTTGAGAGGTAGGCATATGGAAGTGTCAGCTTTTACAGTAATTAGTAGAAATGAGCTCTCAGATACATTTATCCACACTAATTATTTTCAACAAGTTTAATTGTCTATACATTTGCTTACAAATGTATAAATTGCTAAAATTATATAGATGATTCTGAGTTGATACTGTAAAATCCTGTATGCAATTGTTACATTCAATTTAGGTTTCAATTTTGCAcataattttggaaaatattgaGATAAATATCATAGCTATAATGGCTGAGTACATCTTGTCTTCATaccttctgtttctttattgtgttgcccctcttttcttttcattgctgAGGAGATTGAACAACATGATGGAGAACAGGACTGAggtgactcacttcctcctgcTGGGACTCACTGACGATCCAAACCTACAGCTTCCCCTCTTTATCACCTTCCTATGTATCTACACTATCACCCTGGTGGGGAACCTAGGGATGATCCTGTTGATTCTCATGGACTCTCGGCTCCACACTCCCATGTACGTTTTTCTAGGTAATCTTTCTCTGGCTGACTTTTGTTACTCTTCAGCAGTCACTCCAAAAGTCATGGCTGGTTTTCTTATAGGAGACAAGGCCATTTCCTACAATGACTGTGCTACTCAGATGTTCTTTTTTGCAGCCTTTATTACTGTGGAAAATTACCTTTTGGCATCAATGGCATATGATCGCTATGCAGCAGTATGTAAGCCCCTACACTATGCTACCACCATGACTACAAGTGTCTGCACATGGTTGATCATTGGTTCTTATGTCATTGGTTTCCTAAATGCCTCTATCCACATTGGAGATACATTCTGGCTCTCTTTCTGTGGGTCTAATGTGGTCCATCACTTTTTCTGTGATATTCCAGCAGTCATGGTTCTCTCTTGTTCTGACAGACAAGTCAGTGAGCTGGTTCTTGTCTCTATAGTGAGCTTCCACATATTTTTTGCCTTCATAGTTATTTGGATATCCTACACATTCATTTTTGTCACCATCCTGAAGATGCATTCTGCTGCAGGATATCACAAGGCTATGTCCACCTGTGCCTCCCACTTCACTGCAGTCTCCATTTTCTATGGAACtagtatttttatgtatgtacagCCCAGTTCCAGTCACTCCATGGACACAGACAAAATTGCCTCTGTGTTCTACACCATGGTCATCCCCATGCTGAATCCTCTggtctacagcctgaggaacaaagAGGTAAAGAGTGCATTCAAAAAGATTGTTCTGGAGACAAAATCTTTGTGACTTTGATTTCTCATTTCAGAGATTCATAATACTGGGaatcattctttttaaatattattgatttattgagttatatttaaaaatccacCTTTGCTGCATGTTCCAGGaatcattgttttattaaaaacaaaccaataaaataaaataggaaaagttATGCCCTGAAACACATACCTGAATGAGAATGTCTAAAATATCTCAAGGTTTGTTTACATTAGCCTTCAGCCAGGATGTTAATGAATTCACTACATTTTCAGGCATCTTGCAGTAACATGTTACTATAAAAGCACATCAGTGCATAAATAAGcatttgaacagaaaaaaatgcatctGGGTATCCTATGATGAAAGACACAAAATGATGTGTGTTATTTTGCTGATTTAAATGGAACATGGAGTCTCTGAGAGTTGATATTATTTGTTAATTTCACTAGGTTCAGATTTACCCAGATAAACAAATATTCGCCGACTCCTGTCGGAAAAAGGTTTTCTAGAGTATCTTGCACTTGCAGCAGTAGActtttgttgtaataagagcaacaggctgcttcctgccacccagctagctttatccgaaataattacatggaaactgtattcttttaaacactgcctggcccattagttccagcttcttattggctagctcttacatattgatctaacccatttctaataatctgtgtagcccatgaggtggcttaccagagaagatcttaacctgcgtctgtctggagtgggagaatcatggcgactctctcactcggcttctttctcccagcattccgttttgtttactctgcctatctaaattctaccctatcagagggccaagcagttttctttattacttaaccaatgaaagccacagataagatacaacacccacctccatcagactTTTAAAGATTTGCCCACATCTATGTTTGTGGCCAGCATCTTATCCATTGCTGGATCTACTGAATAGGACAGAAGTCAGACAAAAGGCTAGTTCGTCCTCTCACTGTCTTTGtagctagttctctctctctccccctccaatttacttccttttctatttcttcgTTGCCTATCAATTTTTCCTTCTCCCATGCTCTCTGCCCCTTTAACTGGAACATATATCTTCTTTTACTCTTTGATATGAGGATTTCTGTCTGAACTTCAAGAGTGAAGTTTGCCAGCTCACTCTCCCCCTTCTTTGCATGCTGAATTCAGACTGAATTAACTACTTACTTTCTTTATTCCATAGACTTCAGTAAATGCATTAGGGTTTTTACACACTCCACTATCACATGAAACCATACTCATAATAAATCTCCTACTTCATAAATATGTTTGTGACTATAcgtgtaattgtgtgtgtttttgtttcacTGGATAGCTCAAAAAATCCAGAAATATTTATTGCTGATAGTTTAATTTGATATGATGATGTGAAATGTtgaatattgtttatttatttcactgCTATTCTACAAGTTCAGCTTCAGAAGTTGCATTATTAAGTAATATTGTCCGTTTTTCTTTGTGTAATTTAGTGAAAGATGAACTATTCTGACATCTCCTATGGATTAGTATTCCTGCTTGAGCATGACCTTTCATACAGCCAATAGGTTCAAGTTTGAATTTTCAGAAGGATAACTTGTCAGATTACgcacaaaataataaagttttgaaaaataacattttcatctATTCCATATATTCTAGACTttctaaaaacatatttttaaatttattctttgagaaatttacAGCACACACCCAattcccactcatttcccagcccCTCTATATCTATGCTTCAGCCCCATGGCATCcccaacaaaataaattttaaaaactattaattaaaaacaaaacaaacaaacaacaaaagacactTGTTCCTCCAGCCCTcccacctctccaacacctcttcatttgtgTTAGTGTCATGGGAAGCTGCAGTGTATCACACAGTACATCCTTTATgactttacttgcaaatgtttgTTGTAATGAGTTGTTTGTTTGGTTCAATGCCTCTGACTTCTGCTACACAATCCACTCTGGACCCTTATAGAAACTCTTCCCAGATATTCTGCCCTTGGCACAATCGTGGAGATGTTGCAGCCATGGTTCTGCAGAATCTGTCCATTCACATACTCAAGATGGTCATGGAAAGGATAGTTGTTGAGGTGGAACAAATCAATGCCCTTTATGTGGGTCTGGGTAGTAGCTGATTTAGTCAGTCTGGGCCAGTGGAGTTATCCCCTCAGGTGAGAAGCAGAACCAATGCTATCAGGGCTAGCTCTTCCTTTCCTGTAGTGAGTGgtggagccttttttttttctgagtgtggGGCCAGTTTTCTCATGAGGATTGAGGACAAGCATAGGGTGGTGATGTCTCAGCATGAACCTCAGATTTCTACATGCATTGTTTCCTATGGTCCTCTGTACTATCTTGGACCATGAAGATCAGCACAGACTCCAGTTTTAGTAGGACCATGGGCCCAGACATGGCTCTTGGCAACAGCTCTGGCATGGATGTCATAATGGCCTCAGTGACAATACAGACCGCCCAGGTCAGTAATTCCCTGGTAGCAGCAAGGCCCTAGGACACTAGCATGGTCtttgggactattcaagtctttatcaccatctaaggttttgtttaaaagaattattagatcaggtgttatcccaacagctggtcatagactggaaatgtctcctaacaatctttgaaagtcattaagagtctacaacaaataaactgtttcattttcttagagacataggCTGGAccattatttctctttatttgtgcaggtatactcatgatggccataacttctaataaatgtgtgattactgaataaGCCTTTACTGAGCTCAAAGCATTTTCCcgttgaaaacctgaataagtgacaatgatgtggtgtacatattttaattttccaaattttgtgaagtggaacacatccatttgctagatttcattcctttgagtatctTTTTGGTTATTcgctgcaggtagtggtgtttggttacaGAAAGATAAAGTAGGAAATGTATtgataatctccttagcttgtagCCATGTAATTTCTATTCAAACCTCTTTAAACCTCTGATATTGACATGCtacttcttatgaaattctgtgGACTTCAACACACTttcaatcaataatcaatcaatttcagcattaccttgtgctagatgacctggcagacccataggggattaaatgtgtgttatgtatattg contains these protein-coding regions:
- the LOC142851118 gene encoding olfactory receptor 5B3-like, which codes for MMENRTEVTHFLLLGLTDDPNLQLPLFITFLCIYTITLVGNLGMILLILMDSRLHTPMYVFLGNLSLADFCYSSAVTPKVMAGFLIGDKAISYNDCATQMFFFAAFITVENYLLASMAYDRYAAVCKPLHYATTMTTSVCTWLIIGSYVIGFLNASIHIGDTFWLSFCGSNVVHHFFCDIPAVMVLSCSDRQVSELVLVSIVSFHIFFAFIVIWISYTFIFVTILKMHSAAGYHKAMSTCASHFTAVSIFYGTSIFMYVQPSSSHSMDTDKIASVFYTMVIPMLNPLVYSLRNKEVKSAFKKIVLETKSL